Proteins encoded by one window of Burkholderiales bacterium:
- a CDS encoding glycine zipper 2TM domain-containing protein — translation MKKILIGIAMLALMQVNAYAYEAVARVVSATPITETVNHPTQECWTAPQQTTQYVPQSYNPAGALIGGLAGGLIGSTVGQGTGKVAAAAGGAVVGAITGDRLANQDAAASTYTTTTPVQRCQQVDNYQTVTSGYWVTYEYNGQLFKTRLPYNPGNELRVNVAVTPR, via the coding sequence ATGAAGAAGATCTTGATTGGCATTGCCATGCTGGCGCTCATGCAGGTGAATGCCTATGCATACGAAGCCGTTGCGAGAGTCGTAAGCGCCACTCCCATCACTGAGACCGTGAATCATCCTACACAGGAATGCTGGACGGCGCCCCAGCAGACTACTCAATATGTACCTCAATCGTACAATCCGGCCGGCGCTTTGATCGGCGGATTAGCGGGGGGGCTGATTGGCAGCACTGTGGGTCAGGGCACAGGAAAAGTTGCAGCCGCCGCAGGCGGAGCAGTGGTTGGAGCGATTACGGGTGACCGACTTGCCAACCAGGATGCCGCGGCGAGCACGTATACCACCACAACGCCGGTCCAACGTTGCCAGCAAGTTGACAACTACCAAACTGTGACCAGCGGTTACTGGGTGACCTACGAGTACAATGGGCAACTTTTTAAGACCCGGCTGCCGTACAACCCCGGCAACGAGTTGCGGGTAAATGTCGCGGTCACGCCCCGTTGA